In the genome of Rhopalosiphum padi isolate XX-2018 chromosome 1, ASM2088224v1, whole genome shotgun sequence, the window ttttatgactttaaatataccaaaacactatatatatatatagtaccaaGGGACAAGGACTcgtcacaaaatataataataaatgacctCATCTAGCATTATtgcattaattattgattatgtcTACTCTACAATATTCAACAAAATCTATGATAATACACCTCTAATAATTTATCTCTATCTAGTATCTACTGCCTTAGTAGGATGCTACATCACACGTGTTATCTGTCTAAGCAAACTTAGCAAACGCACAATGCAGacaaagtaaaatttatattcacaATAATCCATGTTGGTATTTTACTGTTATTTCTAAAATGAATTTACTTGTATTATCTATTCtcgatattatagtattatacactaCTGAGCCAGAAAATGAgagaagtatttaataaaaaaattatattttcaaggaaGACAATTCGAGTAAGAGCAGGTTGTGaccatttaatgattttaactaACCCCTCCTCGTACTTACATGCATATCGTGGTATATAGCTCGATGAGTGAACACCATGTCTCTATTATACGACCCTGCCTTATACGACCCAATTACCCaaataatatggaaatataTCGTCggccaaaatgtattttaacaaaaaatactcTCATgagttataatactttaaatattggaaaaaaattaactttctaaaattctaaaattttaggagtattaattaaacaatttagtataaaaattatattactgtaaaaatatttggtaattGGTAGCAAAATTATAAGCTGACTTCCCAACTAGATATATCAAACGCTAGTTGTTAAGTTTCATTTAGGCTGTTAGATAGTTATTTTTAAGAAGAAACATAGATaaagaattttgttttaattttttatacttatcaaatagtttttcacaattataataataattatgatttttatgtaaagataaaaaaaaaattatgctaaataaaaagaaaatttctaATAGGCAATCTTTATCCCTATGTCAGTGATAGACGACTAATCATAAACTTATctccatatttaatataataatttcataggtatgagtttataaaacaaacttttacaaatttaaatagatataggtAAATTTGTTTGCAATAAGTATAAGTACCTAAAGTATAcccaaaaaaattaagtaatgtCCTATTGCAttgatttagatattttaagtaatttttattgtttaaattgtatattattgattaaaaattgctaacctatatttaatattaattttaagacttaacataatttataaatataaaattgcttatattatacatttttattctatattttaaattttgtttaataaattgatgtgatttgaaaatatttttattaattaaaatttgtatgttgGTTCAAttaagtagtaaaaaatatgtactttaataattacctatgtttaattaaatatgtttctaACTCTGTATATATCTATACTCAAAGACGGACTACAGCCTAATAATTTACAAGAATAAATAgccctaatttatttatatcagtttttattttgttctattgATTGTACAAAGataaattttttctttgtttttacaGCAACTttaaattagtaggtatataataactgaaaagttacattcaacaatattaattttaaataaaaaattataataagagtACTACTAATTTAGCTAactggtcaatttttaaatttttctttgatTAAGAAATTcttatgataacaataaataacaaaaaattttataatatattggaattGATGTACCTAGTTttacaaattgaataattaaaaaattgtacaagataatgtacataataagtataaatatatatttcagtccatactattaacatttttaattaaacaaattgttttaaaccAATATGATTTCTAAACTTATCTAATGACAAACTTGATTCTTGATCTTTTTTCTCTTGTAACTGATTCATTGAATTGTCAGgcttgaataaatatattgcatttGGTAGTAATGACAATTTCATTGGCTTAACTTCGTAATCTTCATTATCAATTGATAgccatttatttttctaaaaaacaaatacatatttaattaaggaATAACtaatactgtatacatttttagtgaattaattaaatattggttATACATCATCAATATGAGGTGTTACTGTCACATCTTTAGCTTCAATaatagaattttgaattttactattttcatctctaaattttaaataaccttcTTTCACAAATTCAGAGTAAGAAATATTTTCTGGACCAACATTTATTTGTAGAACTGGTGTCGAATTAACATCTAAATTGATATTGACATTAAAAGTTTTGATTGGaacttttgaataattactGCATTCGGGattgattatttttgaataatctgTACCACctgtaattacaataataaacatttttaatcattgcaaataattattttgtcgtattaattaataattagaatttgGTACTCACCAGAATTTCTATTAAATGAAAAAGCCCAACTTATCCAAGAAAATAAACTTGACGATTTATTGATAGCAGTAGTTACTTTTTTGTAGCAATTACTACAACCAGAGCATGGTGGACTGTATTCTAATTCTGCATCCACTGTGTAGTGGAGAAAATTGTTACCAAACACAAAAGCAGCCAAATCCCTTAGTTTGCCAAAATACCAGTATTGATCACGAGTCACTTTGGCTTCTCTTAATGCACCCCATTCAATACTATTCAAAGCATAGACACATTTTTCAGGATTTTGactctgtttaaaaaaatttaaaattgagatgaatttaaatttgtataaattgaatttaatcaaaattaatgaatagCAATAACCTCTAAATTTTCAATTCTTACAACAGGATGAGCAGAATTAACCTCATTTATAATAGCCATTGTCGCATTGGTAAGAAAATGTACATGGTTGTCATCCTGGGGCTGTAACAATTGTCTAGCAACATTATTTGTACGTCCAAGAGGTAAAATTCCAATTGGTAAATGTTCAGTGAGAGATGTATCACCCTTTAAACGTCTCAACAATCCGGTTACTACCTACAACACAAttatccaattattattttaatcatttagtaTAACTTTGTACTTTTCATCTTTTCAAAACTAAGaagttattagttatagttttgaaaatgtacccaagaattaaattaataaatattcattaaaatatattatacagtagaacCTTGATTATATGAAccctctattattattatctgaacTGACTGAACTGTAATTAGCATATCCAAACATTAAACTCATATTCATGACTTGGCTGCAGAAATGCGCATTGCATCTCAACGTCAAATAAACAttgataattttgtcaaaaaaatttaatgataatgtaAAGTatggaattttaataaaatattaataataataataataataataaatatgtatgtgcataatataaaatatttaactgttttaaaaaaaaaattttaaatttccaatatCCGAACTAAGTGTGATCCTAATTAGTtcggataatcgaggttctactgtattataatttaaattttagtttaaaaatctaaataaatatttcattaatttatttttcattaggtataatattatattttatacagggtTAATAAGATGTTTTGATAAATTTGATGATCAATGGTAATATGGCCCACGCAAGttgcagaatttttttttaatagccttTCAATATTGGACTGTTTGGTTTACAAAACcagtataagtaataataattttacctcTGATAAAGTGCCATCACCTCCAGCTACAATAAGAGCATCTGTTTCGCCAATTAAATTTTCTACCAAACTTCTAGCACCACCCTCTCGTTCTGTTGTAAGGACTGTAACTGAGTAACCAGCCAAATATAACAGAGGagcacaatatttttcaaaatctgatttagAATTtctgaatacaatataaaaccaaaatgagaataataatcatattaaggacaaaataatttaaaaaataaaatataccttttgTTAGCTGCTGGATTCAATATAACTGTTACCTTTTTAGGTTTTTTATCTACTGGCAATGACATATCTCCATAAGCCGAAACAGTTCTACAGCATTGAGACATAAACATATGagtcctaaaaataaaattaaactaaattttgaacatatatcaaatacaaaacaccagtgaacaaaaatattgtgttattgaaATAAAGATATGTTATAAGGGATaacaatgattaattttttacacTAAACTTAAGCATAATTGTTAACCTAAACTGTCAAAAACTAATCAACACACAGAGGAGGTAGTGTAGATAGTTTTTAGCAAGAGGTAAatcattgaaattataaatatgtaggtaactaCTCTGTAACTGAGTATAACCTGAATaaagaagttttttttatcgtctcaccaataatttt includes:
- the LOC132917691 gene encoding acylglycerol kinase, mitochondrial-like → MAKVFGVFKTIRNNWKKSVFFTAVLSYGANFANEKYETHMFMSQCCRTVSAYGDMSLPVDKKPKKVTVILNPAANKRNSKSDFEKYCAPLLYLAGYSVTVLTTEREGGARSLVENLIGETDALIVAGGDGTLSEVVTGLLRRLKGDTSLTEHLPIGILPLGRTNNVARQLLQPQDDNHVHFLTNATMAIINEVNSAHPVVRIENLESQNPEKCVYALNSIEWGALREAKVTRDQYWYFGKLRDLAAFVFGNNFLHYTVDAELEYSPPCSGCSNCYKKVTTAINKSSSLFSWISWAFSFNRNSGGTDYSKIINPECSNYSKVPIKTFNVNINLDVNSTPVLQINVGPENISYSEFVKEGYLKFRDENSKIQNSIIEAKDVTVTPHIDDKNKWLSIDNEDYEVKPMKLSLLPNAIYLFKPDNSMNQLQEKKDQESSLSLDKFRNHIGLKQFV